From a region of the Oncorhynchus keta strain PuntledgeMale-10-30-2019 unplaced genomic scaffold, Oket_V2 Un_contig_1937_pilon_pilon, whole genome shotgun sequence genome:
- the LOC118383812 gene encoding protocadherin-20 isoform X2 has product MGSDLHLDLPLDPHVLFNLPQKKPSDQYVTLNSTTGQLFTSGNEIDRETLCPDSSEYDQGCVLSLDVFVLPQQYFQLVKVKILVEDVNDNRPRFPTGEIRVSVPENTQVNTRFAVEQSATDPDLGFHGVQTYWLVNDFGVFTLDVEENEGGELTPFLIVTDELDRERQEEYVTDIIAEDGGLPPLLGTATLRIIITDVNDNCPQFTESQVNVTLYGNTTKGKHLSRLHAFDPDQGANAVISYAYSDRVPREARALFHLDRITGVIKLAGQINTATGTFYKLTVLANGPGCVPAVAAVTVHVIRVASGPPVITPRYIAAEKDGVVTMKESEPPFSPIAFFTVSNADQRGPGTECLLEGFGPFRLSPYKRLKNEYLLETTEPLDHEQRQDYELTVVLRNPRGLAIKTFVKILVLDENDNAPVFKQSLYEVSVEENNPPNSFLTQLQATDQDSEARGEVIYTLGSDAPSIFLLERLTGVLTVSTSLDREEKQTYRFMVRAVDRGTPRRESIATVVITVLDRNDNSPRFINKDFTFFVPENFPGFGEIGVLSVTDADAGENGWVALSIVNGSDIFVIDAGRGALRARTPLDREQQGTYYLWIEAVDGGEPSLSCLTVVTVLLLDVNDNPPVVLFPQSNQSYMLVLPSTLPGTSITEVYAVDKDTGMNAVIAYSIIKRKGGEPGSFDIDPDTGNITLKRELSDRGLYSLLVKVSDHGQPEPLHSTVLVNLFVNETVSNESYIRSLLTGEEAEIQMEEKQWYVGKLTERPGREDLFPCQPLLIALSVTCLGLFCIVVTLTAYICCKKLKKWRKRQRKRLEVEMPLKVNGDDADRKRTEISNI; this is encoded by the exons ATGGGCTCCGATTTACACTTGGATTTACCCCTCGATCCCCATGTTTTATTCAATCTGCCCCAGAAGAAGCCCAGTGATCAGTATGTCACTCTGAACAGCACTACGGGACAGCTGTTTACGTCTGGGAATGAGATCGACAGGGAGACGCTCTGCCCCGACTCCTCGGAGTACGACCAGGGCTGCGTCCTCTCCCTGGATGTGTTCGTTCTACCCCAGCAGTATTTCCAGCTGGTTAAGGTCAAAATCTTGGTCGAGGACGTTAACGATAATCGTCCGCGCTTCCCGACGGGCGAGATTCGGGTTTCCGTCCCGGAGAACACCCAGGTCAACACGAGGTTCGCGGTGGAGCAGTCAGCGACTGACCCCGATCTGGGGTTTCACGGGGTTCAGACTTACTGGCTGGTCAACGACTTTGGGGTGTTCACTCTGGACGTAGAGGAGAACGAGGGGGGTGAGCTGACACCCTTCCTCATCGTGACCGACGAGCTGGACCGGGAACGACAGGAGGAATACGTAACGGATATTATAGCAGAGGACGGTGGGCTACCACCTCTCCTTGGCACCGCCACGTTGAGGATTATAATCACTGATGTCAACGATAACTGTCCTCAGTTCACAGAGTCACAGGTCAACGTGACGCTCTACGGGAATACGACTAAAGGAAAGCACCTGTCCAGGTTACACGCCTTCGACCCCGACCAGGGCGCCAACGCCGTGATCAGCTACGCGTACAGCGACCGCGTTCCCCGGGAGGCTAGAGCCCTGTTCCATCTGGACCGGATTACCGGGGTGATCAAACTGGCCGGTCAGATCAACACCGCAACCGGGACGTTCTACAAACTCACTGTCCTCGCCAACGGGCCTGGTTGCGTCCCTGCCGTCGCCGCGGTGACGGTGCACGTGATCCGGGTAGCTTCCGGTCCGCCTGTCATTACGCCGCGCTACATCGCGGCGGAGAAAGACGGCGTGGTCACGATGAAGGAGTCCGAACCGCCGTTTTCCCCAATCGCGTTTTTCACCGTGTCGAACGCGGACCAGAGAGGACCAGGGACGGAATGTCTACTTGAAGGATTCGGCCCGTTCCGACTGTCACCTTACAAACGGTTGAAGAACGAGTATCTGTTAGAGACGACGGAGCCGCTGGACCACGAGCAGAGGCAGGACTACGAGCTGACCGTAGTGCTCAGGAACCCCAGAGGACTCGCCATTAAGACCTTCGTTAAGATCCTGGTTCTGGATGAGAACGACAACGCGCCGGTCTTCAAACAGTCTCTGTATGAG GTCTCTGTGGAGGAGAATAACCCTCCCAACAGCTTCCTGACCCAGCTCCAGGCCACAGACCAGGACAGTGAGGCCAGAGGAGAGGTCATCTACACGCTGGGGTCAGACGCTCCCTCCATTTTCCTCCTGGAGAGGCTGACCGGCGTGCTGACCGTGTCCACATCTCTGGACCGAGAAGAGAAGCAGACCTACAG GTTCATGGTTCGGGCGGTGGACCGAGGGACCCCCAGGAGAGAGTCTATAGCTACAGTGGTCATCACTGTGCTGGACCGCAATGACAACAG CCCGCGCTTCATCAACAAAGACTTCACATTCTTTGTGCCGGAGAATTTCCCGGGTTTTGGCGAGATCGGCGTCCTCTCGGTAACGGACGCGGACGCAGGTGAGAACGGCTGGGTGGCCCTCTCCATCGTCAACGGCAGCGACATCTTCGTGATCGACGCGGGGCGCGGCGCTCTCAGGGCCCGTACCCCTCTGGACCGGGAGCAACAGGGGACGTACTACCTCTGGATCGAGGCAGTCGACGGAGGggaaccctctctctcctgcctcaccGTGGTTACCGTCCTCCTCCTGGACGTAAACGACAACCCACCCGTGGTCttgttcccccagtctaaccAGTCCTACATGCTGGTGTTACCTAGCACCCTACCAGGGACCTCCATCACAGAGGTTTACGCCGTGGATAAAGACACGGGGATGAACGCCGTTATCGCCTACAGCATCATCAAGAGGAAGGGTGGCGAGCCGGGGTCGTTTGATATCGACCCGGACACAGGGAACATCACGTTGAAGAGAGAACTGAGTGACCGCGGTCTCTACAGTCTACTGGTTAAAGTCTCGGACCACGGTCAACCCGAACCTCTCCACTCCACGGTCCTGGTCAACCTCTTCGTCAACGAGACGGTTTCTAACGAGAGCTACATCCGGAGTCTTCTCACCGGGGAGGAGGCTGAGATCCAGATGGAGGAGAAGCAGTGGTACGTGGGTAAACTGACAGAGAGGCCCGGCAGGGAGGACCTGTTCCCCTGTCAGCCGCTACTCATAGCTCTGTCAGTAACCTGTCTGGGACTGTTCTGCATCGTCGTCACATTGACTGCTTATATCTGCTGCAAGAAACTGAAGAAATGGAGGAAACGTCAAAGGAAAAGACTAGAGGTTGAAATGCCTTTGAAGGTTAACGGTGACGACGCAGATAGAAAGCGGACGGAAATCTCAAACATTTGA
- the LOC118383812 gene encoding protocadherin-20 isoform X1 translates to MFNKTGPGLSSRGVLWGLCILLLYTSPLCCFANFSQAKELVYKIKEGLPSGTLIGSMGSDLHLDLPLDPHVLFNLPQKKPSDQYVTLNSTTGQLFTSGNEIDRETLCPDSSEYDQGCVLSLDVFVLPQQYFQLVKVKILVEDVNDNRPRFPTGEIRVSVPENTQVNTRFAVEQSATDPDLGFHGVQTYWLVNDFGVFTLDVEENEGGELTPFLIVTDELDRERQEEYVTDIIAEDGGLPPLLGTATLRIIITDVNDNCPQFTESQVNVTLYGNTTKGKHLSRLHAFDPDQGANAVISYAYSDRVPREARALFHLDRITGVIKLAGQINTATGTFYKLTVLANGPGCVPAVAAVTVHVIRVASGPPVITPRYIAAEKDGVVTMKESEPPFSPIAFFTVSNADQRGPGTECLLEGFGPFRLSPYKRLKNEYLLETTEPLDHEQRQDYELTVVLRNPRGLAIKTFVKILVLDENDNAPVFKQSLYEVSVEENNPPNSFLTQLQATDQDSEARGEVIYTLGSDAPSIFLLERLTGVLTVSTSLDREEKQTYRFMVRAVDRGTPRRESIATVVITVLDRNDNSPRFINKDFTFFVPENFPGFGEIGVLSVTDADAGENGWVALSIVNGSDIFVIDAGRGALRARTPLDREQQGTYYLWIEAVDGGEPSLSCLTVVTVLLLDVNDNPPVVLFPQSNQSYMLVLPSTLPGTSITEVYAVDKDTGMNAVIAYSIIKRKGGEPGSFDIDPDTGNITLKRELSDRGLYSLLVKVSDHGQPEPLHSTVLVNLFVNETVSNESYIRSLLTGEEAEIQMEEKQWYVGKLTERPGREDLFPCQPLLIALSVTCLGLFCIVVTLTAYICCKKLKKWRKRQRKRLEVEMPLKVNGDDADRKRTEISNI, encoded by the exons ATGTTCAACAAAACAGGACCCGGACTTAGCTCGAGAGGAGTACTGTGG GGTTTGTGTATACTCCTCCTTTACACCAGCCCCCTCTGCTGTTTTGCTAATTTCAGCCAAGCGAAAGAGCTGGTCTATAAGATAAAAGAAGGATTACCGTCAGGGACACTGATCGGATCCATGGGCTCCGATTTACACTTGGATTTACCCCTCGATCCCCATGTTTTATTCAATCTGCCCCAGAAGAAGCCCAGTGATCAGTATGTCACTCTGAACAGCACTACGGGACAGCTGTTTACGTCTGGGAATGAGATCGACAGGGAGACGCTCTGCCCCGACTCCTCGGAGTACGACCAGGGCTGCGTCCTCTCCCTGGATGTGTTCGTTCTACCCCAGCAGTATTTCCAGCTGGTTAAGGTCAAAATCTTGGTCGAGGACGTTAACGATAATCGTCCGCGCTTCCCGACGGGCGAGATTCGGGTTTCCGTCCCGGAGAACACCCAGGTCAACACGAGGTTCGCGGTGGAGCAGTCAGCGACTGACCCCGATCTGGGGTTTCACGGGGTTCAGACTTACTGGCTGGTCAACGACTTTGGGGTGTTCACTCTGGACGTAGAGGAGAACGAGGGGGGTGAGCTGACACCCTTCCTCATCGTGACCGACGAGCTGGACCGGGAACGACAGGAGGAATACGTAACGGATATTATAGCAGAGGACGGTGGGCTACCACCTCTCCTTGGCACCGCCACGTTGAGGATTATAATCACTGATGTCAACGATAACTGTCCTCAGTTCACAGAGTCACAGGTCAACGTGACGCTCTACGGGAATACGACTAAAGGAAAGCACCTGTCCAGGTTACACGCCTTCGACCCCGACCAGGGCGCCAACGCCGTGATCAGCTACGCGTACAGCGACCGCGTTCCCCGGGAGGCTAGAGCCCTGTTCCATCTGGACCGGATTACCGGGGTGATCAAACTGGCCGGTCAGATCAACACCGCAACCGGGACGTTCTACAAACTCACTGTCCTCGCCAACGGGCCTGGTTGCGTCCCTGCCGTCGCCGCGGTGACGGTGCACGTGATCCGGGTAGCTTCCGGTCCGCCTGTCATTACGCCGCGCTACATCGCGGCGGAGAAAGACGGCGTGGTCACGATGAAGGAGTCCGAACCGCCGTTTTCCCCAATCGCGTTTTTCACCGTGTCGAACGCGGACCAGAGAGGACCAGGGACGGAATGTCTACTTGAAGGATTCGGCCCGTTCCGACTGTCACCTTACAAACGGTTGAAGAACGAGTATCTGTTAGAGACGACGGAGCCGCTGGACCACGAGCAGAGGCAGGACTACGAGCTGACCGTAGTGCTCAGGAACCCCAGAGGACTCGCCATTAAGACCTTCGTTAAGATCCTGGTTCTGGATGAGAACGACAACGCGCCGGTCTTCAAACAGTCTCTGTATGAG GTCTCTGTGGAGGAGAATAACCCTCCCAACAGCTTCCTGACCCAGCTCCAGGCCACAGACCAGGACAGTGAGGCCAGAGGAGAGGTCATCTACACGCTGGGGTCAGACGCTCCCTCCATTTTCCTCCTGGAGAGGCTGACCGGCGTGCTGACCGTGTCCACATCTCTGGACCGAGAAGAGAAGCAGACCTACAG GTTCATGGTTCGGGCGGTGGACCGAGGGACCCCCAGGAGAGAGTCTATAGCTACAGTGGTCATCACTGTGCTGGACCGCAATGACAACAG CCCGCGCTTCATCAACAAAGACTTCACATTCTTTGTGCCGGAGAATTTCCCGGGTTTTGGCGAGATCGGCGTCCTCTCGGTAACGGACGCGGACGCAGGTGAGAACGGCTGGGTGGCCCTCTCCATCGTCAACGGCAGCGACATCTTCGTGATCGACGCGGGGCGCGGCGCTCTCAGGGCCCGTACCCCTCTGGACCGGGAGCAACAGGGGACGTACTACCTCTGGATCGAGGCAGTCGACGGAGGggaaccctctctctcctgcctcaccGTGGTTACCGTCCTCCTCCTGGACGTAAACGACAACCCACCCGTGGTCttgttcccccagtctaaccAGTCCTACATGCTGGTGTTACCTAGCACCCTACCAGGGACCTCCATCACAGAGGTTTACGCCGTGGATAAAGACACGGGGATGAACGCCGTTATCGCCTACAGCATCATCAAGAGGAAGGGTGGCGAGCCGGGGTCGTTTGATATCGACCCGGACACAGGGAACATCACGTTGAAGAGAGAACTGAGTGACCGCGGTCTCTACAGTCTACTGGTTAAAGTCTCGGACCACGGTCAACCCGAACCTCTCCACTCCACGGTCCTGGTCAACCTCTTCGTCAACGAGACGGTTTCTAACGAGAGCTACATCCGGAGTCTTCTCACCGGGGAGGAGGCTGAGATCCAGATGGAGGAGAAGCAGTGGTACGTGGGTAAACTGACAGAGAGGCCCGGCAGGGAGGACCTGTTCCCCTGTCAGCCGCTACTCATAGCTCTGTCAGTAACCTGTCTGGGACTGTTCTGCATCGTCGTCACATTGACTGCTTATATCTGCTGCAAGAAACTGAAGAAATGGAGGAAACGTCAAAGGAAAAGACTAGAGGTTGAAATGCCTTTGAAGGTTAACGGTGACGACGCAGATAGAAAGCGGACGGAAATCTCAAACATTTGA